Genomic segment of Cydia fagiglandana chromosome 16, ilCydFagi1.1, whole genome shotgun sequence:
TGGCACAGTACTTGGAAAGTACTCTATAAAGACGGTGTACACACCTTTATCCAAAGTAGCAGGGAGCCTAAGGTCACCGAAGGACGTTATTCCGTTCCAGTCACCTGGCGTTTATAAAatagattgcagttgtggtagttcctatatcggagaaactaagcgcaccatagcagaaagagttaaggaacatatcgcagctgtcaaaaatcgtcaggtcaacaagtctgcggtggctgagcatttgctggagtcaggaccaaaccactggattgagctgcataaccctaaaatcctctccacggatcgccatttctacagtagaaaagtgcgggaagccattgaaataaaaaaacattgcaattttaatcgggacgagggttttaagatctcatccacatggaatccagtcattagtaaatgtaagcggaaacgaatatcgacagtcgataaatcgaatatcgttaattgttgtgtgtcgacagagtgacatccctagtgcgcaaaacgttcaaactgataaacaagaccaagtgcgggtagttcgaaaaactcgcgcggctagaagatgttgatgtcaacttgagccagtcttctccgagaccacggggacaacgccgtcctcgaaacgtcggaggtaaatcttaaaacttaaatacgcgattaagtcccgttgtgcagtttgataatgtttaataatcgtgaaagtttaaatcagtgaatTGCTATTTATTTCCTTAGTATAGCCggatcaaaaaattttttggtactGATACCAAACTCACTGATGATATGTGCTGAGATTTGAGAATTAATGGATTATGAAGCCTAATTTTCTTGCTGGGCCCTTACAACTCTTACAAGCATGTTCAAACCTTTATATTTATGCTTTAGTAAACTGTAGCTAAATGGTATCTTTTATATTGTCCATAGTCCATAGGAGTAATGTGGCATCAAGTGGCAATGGAACGACAAGAATGAAATagattggaggaggcctttgtcgAGAAACAAACGGATCTACAGAAAGTGGCCAAGGCCCAAATGATAGAATACATATAATGGAATAAGAAATGTTCACTGTAGACTTCGAAATAAAGgctatatataataaaaataataataacaaaaagtcCATAGGAAAGACCTCAGACACAAAATATGTGATGTGCAAAGTGCATTTTACCACACAGATAATCGGAATCTGATAGGCAGTGATCTATGAATGTTTCAAGATAACCAGTCTGCCTTAGTTGGTAGTGACCTTGCATATGAAGTcaatggtcctgggtttgaatTCCAGTAAggccatttatttgtgtgatgaacactgaTATTTGGgccaagccttcttgagcttactccACAGGGCTTAGTCAATTTCTGTAAGAATATCCTATAAGTAATATCTTATCCACCTATAAGTCATTGTGCTAGTTTTCATATATACCACTACacctattatttttttaagtccTATAGATTTAAATGTAGTTTTAATGTACACAATTGTGTTTTACATTCTGTTCTTTATTACTAATACCATATGAATGTTATAGGTACTGTTTAGGTAAAGATTATCATACCACCACTAAAAACCTTGATGCAAAAAAAGAAGATGTAGAAGCAGGAGTACTAAATTTGAAAATACCGCTActataattaatacatattataaatgcgaaagtaactctgtcgGTCTCTGAgcaattctcaaaaagtttgtacattACACTATATGTGTATGGAAATCtggtaacaaaaaaggaatgtttcTTGGAAACTTTCTGagacattttgggaaatatggcggaagttgttcagcttcatATACTTTACCAGCgtaccaatttttatagaaatctcagatgtgatcgaaatgtacaaaATTTTTGAGAAATGCTCATCTTCATGCTTAAACcactgaaccaatttagataaaatttggtatggacATAGTTTGAGCCCTAGCGAAGATTTATATCAATTATCAACTCCCACTCAGACAGGCAGAAActaattcaaatataattcgGAGAGCATTTAATGAGGTATCAACAGTAACACGATAATTAACCATGATAGGATACAGACCTATCTGATAGGTTACATTAACGATAATTACAGGGTTCATTTGATAAATATAAAATGCAATTTATAATGAATGAATTGAAGcccaaaaaacaatgtttgttaATTTGATTGCTAAAATTTGttgtaataggtatagtttCGATTATATTGATCAAGCAATACTTGTAACCATTGGGTAAAACCTACTAATACTGTATAACAATGAAACTAACAAGCTCGATACGAACTAAGACAAAGAATAAGTGCTtgctaatttattaaaaatgatACCGGTTGGAAATTAATCGATCAATACACGTTTAAATCACAAAAGCGTAAAACCTTGAATATATCAACAGATTAGCGATTTACTTACCAAAGCAGTGTCGTTATACGTTGAGCACTAAAAAGCAACGTagaaatttattataaattcgAAACAACAACCATTAATCAATTATTAAAATGAAATTTTCAGTccacaaaaaaagtaaaaatggcGGCAATGGCAGATGTTTGGTTTagtcatagacttataatatataaagacgtagtctcagcgagctgtcactgttgccacttttgtttagtgtacgattaacaatgaggcccacgttgctgtagccatgtcgataaagtcatatcgataaactatcgacatttcttgcaattttaattttacttcaaaggcttaacgatacctaaaatgaccaaaaacgcttttattctttattgtggttatcagatcacaattttatagtcacgccccagcaggaaaccaagggaaagttcagatatttcattaaaatacataaatacctcctaaaataggtgttccgcaataattgaattatattattatattataatatattcattatccattagcatttcaataatgtttatgtttaacgaagatattgaagcttcaattaatcgctatttcgttccgctgtgtagcgtttatcgatatataacatgattaaaatcgacttttcacatccctaaaagagcacacatatacgcttttacgcaatacacagcctgggcgcatcaagaaaggcaacacttgatttgaagtccgccttgtcaacagtatggttgtccttttttgacaaacggcattttaaaagagcgaggtgagagaaatgatactagttgctgcgtcgtgaaagagaacagaaaaggttgggcccttggtttAGTGAGTGCATGTTTGGTGTTTCTTGTAAATGTTaccataatttaaaattacaaattgAATTGTTGCATGCGGCAGGGCACGTGCGTCGAATAACCGCTTTTTAAAGCTTTTACAATCGGGCGTACCGGACCGTGATCTTGATCCGGTCTTTGCTTGTTTTTCTTTCAAgtttctttacgaaacagtctgccgatttttgcgggggaggagaAGTCAAACATTGACCTATGTCAACAGATATATAGATATCCAGGGACTagctttacgggcaataataatgaatgAGGCCTTGATGAGGcctgacaggggccagtacagcggtgtgatatcgctacaacgcgattggttgatgaattcgcatcacgcgcgctgtTGGTcacaactagttgcgttagactgcacgattggctggaattcgtgagtaatACCGCGGAactagtatagtatagtatcgtTTATTGCAAACCATGGTATAATACAATAgatgttaagccccctccagactatgcgcgtgaatcgcgggcgaagccgcgaacgcgagtgtggagtcgatttcgctgtctgcgaaaatcaacgccacactcgcgttcgcggcttcgcgccgcgattcgcgtacgagtgtggaggaggctttacaaTGGAAATGGGTCCAGTACCATTTTTAGTACCCGTAGGCCAGTCCATAGATcagtaacgtacaaatagccatgtcagtccatacaaaagtttgcaagtTTTACGGCtcttaatggccactccagttattaaatgctcgaAGTGTTATGTAAATCATTGTATCCTTTGCTGTGGACAGCCCTACACGACGCACGTGCGTCATACTACATTAACGAGTATAAATATTAGTGTCTCGAACATACTTCAGCTATCAATTTATGACGTTTCCGTTATTCACAAACTGTCATGGACGTCATTGTCATTTGTAATCCGTCAACCCATCGTTCTCATCTCCAATACGAAAAAAGTCCGAATAATgtttattgtatatattttatattacttttgatATTCAACTTTACAACTATTCAGAATTCTAAAACCAAAACATTTGCCATGATATAGAAAGCTATAAAATGTGATTCAGTTCACCGAAACATGTGTTTAATAATATTAGTGCAGTGAACGTGTTTATTGGATTATAAAAATAGTGCAATGAATAATAGTACATATTTTAGCGAGTTCCACTGCTCGAAAGATGCACTTACGGACACTTATGGCTGGTTTATGCAATTTCTCTTGGCGGTTTTGGCGTTTACATGCCTGATCGGTAAGGATACCTCCTACTTTCTCGATAAGTCAACAGGTCAAGGTTTATGAATCTTATTGCGTATTGCAATGCGATGACATTAATGCAATTTGTAATGATGCCAATTACGGTCTATAGAATACTGATTCTGTTTTGAATAATGGGCAGAAttttaaatatatgtttaaTAGACTTAAGAGTAGACTGTCATAGTACCaagtttataattatatcgAACACGAATAGCGGTACTATaacggttacatatcagaataccaaaaactgatttacctaatgttgaatcacctatgctttattcacctatttttaaattacttatcgATCATTTTACGATAATTTTCTAATCAGAAAtatttaaatctaaataaaaaatatgctgTTTTATACGTCTACTTCACATATCACCCattgtattaatttattatgaataaaattatgtactgctaaataaatattaaaacttgttatttaacttatttatttgttttaggtAAAAGATTTTGTGAGCCCCGCTATGCCAGAAGACCATGGCTCATTTGGTTCTATGACACCTCAAAACAAGGCCTGGGCGCTCTAATTATACATGCAGCTAACATCTGGATCTCTCCACATTTTGAAGGAAACACTTGTACTTGGTAAGAAAATTCATATATCATTACAATACagaaatgcaaaaataaaatgtaccaTCACCCACAatgttaactgtacattggtggaccttataccTGTTGTACTAAGGCCCACCGATGTACAGCTTAGTGTTGCTGTctgtacaattttatattataaaaataacagtTTTACCTTAGAAAACAATATCTTAGGACAGgagtctccaaacttttttacctgggGCCTGGCCTGCCCTGAActcctggagcctggctcccgcgggccggattggaacacGGTAGGCGGGCCGGATTTGAACGCTTTGGCCGGGTTAGGAGAGCCCTGCCTTAGGACATCCTCTTATACTTGTTCTCTTTTTTGTATACAGGTACATAGTGAACTTCATGGTGGACTCTACATTAGGGTTACTCATCATTTGGGCAGGCATCAGGCTGGCTCAGTACTGTGCTAGACATTATGACATCCCACTTATTAATTTTGGGGAATATGGTGAGttgcttattatttatttaggatgAATTACCCTacataaaaatagttttttaaattatgcaaAAAATGTAGCTAGAGATTTTCAAGAATAATTACTATTCACGTTTTCATATAATAATTACTATTCTGCCTCAataacaattataaaataacagcagcagaaaaaatattatgaatgtgtacaacacggaagaaagaatgagcgcgccgcgctctgacgggaaacggcatgtgcctggattagtatgagaacctatgtcgccaaaacgctgtcacaaaaattggccatattttcttatttcgaaaggaattatgagcccttgcccatcacagtaatttgaactttacaaggtcaagaaaattatgtcaaaattgcactacgatttttattttttgtaaaaatacacaaatcattgacaaattgtcatttatgctctatcccttttacacttgcatggtttttccaagagtgaatgcgataggataaaatattcgactatgaggttgacacatgcgatagggatgtgcatgattcggtgtgatatcgataaacgcttattaattatcaatgtacacgtaaactattcagtttttttatagtacctaatcgtcgaaaataaagtaatacatatgttactttattttcgacgattaggtacttacatacttactttttaataaaaaaaatcttgtattgaaagtaatcacgccaccaaccacgcatataactgtaagcgagtaggtatataataaaaactgttacTCTTTAGCACACCCCAGAACAATATTGCTTCGTAATGACGCGAAATAATAACCTGCTAGCCAATTAGTGCTAACCCGTtgtgtacttatagttttttttaattaaatcaaatttcttaccctcccaccgcgatgcgtgtgtgcgtgcgtgaaaaatacgcgagatgcgtattttttacctgcAATTAATATTCTCACTAGATGCTtgcgtaaaaaatacgcaagtaagtgtaagtgtagttaataagtgttcacaatacttattaactagcacgttattattttaaggcaAAACAAAGCAATAATGTTGTGTCATACATCGATATAAGCTCGtatgcaaaattattaaaaaatgctaattataaacaatggaaatattaacaatattttttgcacTTAGACGGTTATCAACTTATCGCAATAATGCGGATAGAAATGCCGCTCTGATGTACGAGCGAGATAGCACTATGCACGTTTTTACCGGAGCATGGTGTGTACTCGCATCCAATATGAAGAACGCTTCAAGATATGTGCAAgcttgtggagcgggctttagactggccagcaaatacccggcagtaaaattatgtgacagcttaaaactgacaccttacctactcgtatttaatagagaaaattgacaaatatgtatggatactagatactatactataagaaaaacttaaagcaaataatccattgaattggaataaataagtaagaacatattttgtacctacataatataaaatgtgcataagcgacgacttttttgatatgatcatccagaggcaaaacaaaaataaattattaagaacatGTATGAACATAAACAAACCGAACTGTGTGTGTATAATATACGAACATCGACATCGATAACTTTTTGATATGGTCCTCGCACTGTGGGCGAATAGCGCACCCGTACATGACTTTTACGCTAAGTAGATATCAACCTTATCTCATTTACATAAatctgatttttgtactaaacaatccaaaaatccttgcggaaaccaaaaatgtaaaaaatattgaaatattacataaaataatacttacagatgatatgaaatgcctccatatctaatattttttgtcccGCTAGTGTTTTTACAGTCCAAAATGGAGCAGCACGGCATATTcgtaattatttctaatttttactggaatcgttttcacatctgacatgtcaaaagcgccatgCTGAACTGTCACACGACTGACAATAGTCTGTGCTGAAAGTGTATGCAGCTAACCATAATCTTGCCACACGCTATAGACATACGTTTCACTTCTattacttctttgttttgtggtgtacaattatgtacagtcacgctccgtgattgttacgccgtttagggttctagctaaattggatattccatagcgtaagtattgaaaaaCCAAGTTAGCTAGGACCATAAATGGCgtaacaatcacggagcgtgatGTTATGTACATGCATGTGAGCAAGGAGTGCTTAACGAATGAATTTCGTTATGTAACATTTATAGTTTATTAACATTTATTCCTTGCAAATATTTTCGTAGATCTTTCGTATAATgcgatattgttttttttcccTCAGGCAAGCCCCCGATGTGTTCTGCGTGGCTCTGCCAATGCGTGCTTTACGCGGCGCTAGCGACATTCGCCAAGTCGGCGCTAGCGCTAATACTGCGGTTGCCGCGCGTGGCGCGCGCGCTGGCGACCTTGCCGCTGTCGCCAGTGTCTGACCCCAAGTTAGAACTGGCCGTCGTTATGCTCATCATACCCTTCTTTGTCAATGTGAGTTAaactctgtcaagccatttctgtcagtagaaaagagcggcaaatttaaataatgtaggcgcgaatagttatcgtcccatagacaATTTGAGTTTCAcatctttttctactgacaaactttgACCAGCTATAAGTGATGCGTCGATTATGGACGTTTACCAAGTCCGCCCTCGCCACGCTGCTACTGCTGCCAGCTCGCCAGTCAGTCAGACCCCGACAGCTCAGCTTAGGCCGTCTTAAACCATGCTCGGGCCCTTGGACTTAAGAAtaataagaatttggggcccttttggaaagtaaagaaagctaattaaactaacatttctCTACTACGTTCTTCTgcttattatgggtaatcaaatatactgttactgtctgtccttcggggaaCCCTGAAGCctagcctgaaaataaatactttgatttgattgattgattaattaTGGCATAACGATAGTTAAGTACAAAGTTTACGTAGATACCTACCTGCTTACGTGCCCGACCTGACCTATAGGCATGTCTACGAGTAgacgttatttttattaaacatttagACGGCATTGTGTTTTAGCTTCTAGGCCCGTGATATGCGTTATCGCCACAGACAGACCAAGTTTTCTGTGGTTATCGCAATGCCTTGGCCTTGCTAGAGTTATTGTTAAGTTGAATAACAGccatttttagagcaccgtacaaaactttgttcacggtgctcttatgggatcacttcggtcttgcaaataggttaaatgcgttttttagTTAATAATCTAATTGCCCGTGATTattaagtacataaaaaaatattctttattgtagatatgtaggtaggtatccaTACGCCCTCCAGTTATTTGGCTTAAGTTACTAGTATTATTTAAttagtagtaagtaattattgCTACAGCcaaagatatatatctacaaTGAACGGTTTCGGAGACGTGTTTTGTTCAC
This window contains:
- the LOC134671948 gene encoding store-operated calcium entry regulator STIMATE-like isoform X2 gives rise to the protein MNNSTYFSEFHCSKDALTDTYGWFMQFLLAVLAFTCLIGKRFCEPRYARRPWLIWFYDTSKQGLGALIIHAANIWISPHFEGNTCTWYIVNFMVDSTLGLLIIWAGIRLAQYCARHYDIPLINFGEYGKPPMCSAWLCQCVLYAALATFAKSALALILRLPRVARALATLPLSPVSDPKLELAVVMLIIPFFVNILIFWVTDNFLMYHPRGVSSRLKSKVRYQSIKKEKSASEEEEHSADERLLAANV
- the LOC134671948 gene encoding store-operated calcium entry regulator STIMATE-like isoform X1, encoding MNNSTYFSEFHCSKDALTDTYGWFMQFLLAVLAFTCLIGKRFCEPRYARRPWLIWFYDTSKQGLGALIIHAANIWISPHFEGNTCTWYIVNFMVDSTLGLLIIWAGIRLAQYCARHYDIPLINFGEYGKPPMCSAWLCQCVLYAALATFAKSALALILRLPRVARALATLPLSPVSDPKLELAVVMLIIPFFVNILIFWVTDNFLMYHPRGVSSRLKSKHLRTDEPLQVRYQSIKKEKSASEEEEHSADERLLAANV